Proteins co-encoded in one Arthrobacter globiformis genomic window:
- a CDS encoding shikimate kinase, translating to MPRSNTPCAAGDRPIVLIGPMAVGKSAIGQQLAQQLDAPFVDTDSVIVEGHGSIADIFASRGERAFREIEARTVARIIEAAAGTATVVSLGGGSVLDSGTQQLLERCTVVYLECDADTVAARIAKNSGRPLLAGDGIRRWKALFATRKPVYERLADIVLDVRQGTVPQLGLKLEAALRDFAAGKPQESTTREINKTATTAGNGSAAAKQEVEK from the coding sequence GTGCCCCGGAGCAATACACCCTGCGCCGCAGGGGACCGGCCCATTGTGCTCATTGGGCCCATGGCGGTCGGCAAATCGGCGATCGGGCAGCAGCTGGCGCAACAGCTGGACGCCCCGTTCGTGGACACCGACTCGGTCATTGTGGAGGGCCACGGTTCCATCGCCGACATCTTCGCCAGCCGCGGCGAGCGTGCCTTCCGGGAGATCGAAGCCCGGACGGTTGCCCGCATCATCGAGGCCGCGGCCGGCACCGCAACCGTGGTTTCCCTGGGCGGCGGGTCGGTCCTGGACTCCGGCACGCAGCAGCTGCTGGAACGATGCACCGTTGTCTATCTGGAGTGCGATGCCGATACCGTCGCCGCCCGTATCGCCAAGAACTCCGGGCGGCCGCTGCTGGCCGGTGACGGCATCCGGCGCTGGAAGGCGCTGTTCGCCACCCGGAAGCCGGTCTATGAACGCCTCGCGGACATTGTGCTGGACGTCCGGCAGGGAACTGTGCCGCAGCTGGGGCTGAAGCTCGAAGCGGCGCTGCGCGATTTCGCCGCCGGTAAACCGCAGGAATCCACCACCCGCGAGATCAACAAAACCGCGACGACGGCAGGCAACGGAAGTGCTGCCGCGAAACAGGAAGTTGAAAAGTGA
- the ruvX gene encoding Holliday junction resolvase RuvX — translation MTSSAEPHVHPRGIKLGVDVGTVRVGVAICDRDEILATPLKTLERNAKKNSDVRVIAALAADQGAVQIFVGLPRTMKGEEHASARMATEYAQLLADELDRAGSDVPVHLVDERLSTVTAHRNLHEAGMSSKNHRKVVDQVAAAGILQHAIDMQKARGTDVGSRVRALPRTGLPGHAAADTAGRPDPEKETRSSEDGQLQ, via the coding sequence GTGACTTCTTCCGCTGAGCCGCACGTCCACCCCCGGGGCATCAAACTGGGGGTGGACGTGGGGACCGTCCGCGTCGGCGTCGCCATCTGTGACCGGGACGAGATCCTGGCCACACCGCTGAAGACGCTGGAACGCAATGCCAAGAAGAATTCGGATGTCCGGGTCATTGCAGCCCTGGCGGCGGACCAGGGAGCCGTGCAGATTTTCGTGGGCCTGCCACGGACCATGAAGGGCGAGGAACACGCCTCAGCCCGCATGGCCACGGAGTACGCCCAGCTGCTGGCCGACGAACTGGACCGCGCAGGTTCGGACGTCCCGGTACACCTGGTTGACGAGCGGCTCAGCACCGTCACGGCCCACCGTAACCTTCACGAAGCTGGCATGAGCAGCAAAAATCACCGTAAAGTGGTGGATCAGGTTGCGGCTGCAGGAATATTGCAGCACGCCATCGACATGCAAAAAGCCAGGGGAACGGATGTGGGGAGCCGTGTGCGCGCGCTTCCCCGTACGGGGCTGCCCGGACACGCCGCCGCAGATACTGCTGGACGGCCTGACCCGGAAAAGGAAACACGATCTTCAGAGGATGGACAGCTACAGTGA
- the rpsD gene encoding 30S ribosomal protein S4 translates to MANNTRARRQARLSRSLGIALTPKAAKYMERRPYGPGEHGRARKKQDSDYAVRLREKQRLRAQYGIREAQMTRAFEEARRTKGLTGENLIELLEMRLDALVLRAGFARTIAQARQLVVHRHILVDGIRVDRPSFRVGEGQLVHVHSRSETMPPFQVAAAGAHRDVLPQVPAYLDVKLDALQARLVRRPKRAEVPVTCEEQLVVEFYAR, encoded by the coding sequence GTGGCTAACAACACTCGTGCTCGCCGTCAGGCCCGCCTCTCGCGGTCCCTCGGCATCGCTCTGACCCCCAAGGCCGCCAAGTACATGGAGCGCCGCCCGTACGGCCCCGGTGAGCATGGCCGTGCCCGCAAGAAGCAGGACTCCGACTACGCCGTACGTCTGCGCGAAAAGCAGCGTCTGCGCGCCCAGTACGGTATCCGCGAAGCCCAGATGACCCGTGCCTTCGAAGAAGCACGCCGCACCAAGGGCCTGACCGGTGAAAACCTCATCGAACTGCTCGAAATGCGCCTCGATGCCCTCGTGCTGCGTGCCGGCTTCGCCCGCACCATCGCCCAGGCGCGCCAGCTGGTTGTGCACCGCCACATCCTGGTTGACGGCATCCGCGTTGACCGCCCGTCCTTCCGCGTCGGCGAGGGCCAGCTGGTCCACGTTCACAGCCGCAGCGAAACCATGCCTCCGTTCCAGGTTGCAGCAGCCGGCGCACACCGCGACGTCCTGCCCCAGGTTCCGGCCTACCTGGACGTCAAGCTTGACGCCCTGCAGGCCCGCCTGGTTCGCCGCCCGAAGCGCGCCGAGGTCCCCGTGACCTGCGAAGAGCAGCTCGTCGTCGAATTCTACGCACGCTAA
- a CDS encoding shikimate dehydrogenase, with product MSLRAAVLGHPIGHSKSPALHLAAYARLGADIGYSAIDVTEESLPAFMDSVRAETGWRGLSVTMPLKKAMVAEVDEVRGVARILGVVNTVVFEGAGDSARRIGYNTDVAGIVNALRNAGAGDGPSGVILGGGGTAAAAVAALQELGAVSVDLYVRNTARAEEARAAASGLGLGITVQSLDGAVEAMAGAGVVISTLPPRAADGMAAELEALGRRTDGVLLDVAYDPWPSQIAAAWHAGGGTVVPGLEMLLYQAVEQVRHFTGLAEAGSAEVIDVMCDAVGAPRRVS from the coding sequence ATGAGCCTGCGGGCGGCCGTCCTGGGGCACCCCATCGGCCATTCGAAGTCACCGGCGCTCCACCTTGCCGCCTACGCGCGGCTCGGAGCGGACATCGGCTACAGCGCCATCGATGTGACTGAAGAGTCACTGCCGGCGTTCATGGACTCCGTCCGCGCCGAGACCGGCTGGCGGGGACTGTCCGTGACCATGCCGCTGAAGAAAGCCATGGTCGCCGAGGTGGACGAGGTCCGCGGCGTGGCCCGGATCCTGGGCGTCGTCAACACGGTGGTGTTCGAGGGCGCTGGGGATTCCGCGCGGCGCATCGGCTACAACACCGACGTCGCAGGAATCGTTAACGCCCTCCGCAACGCCGGGGCCGGCGACGGCCCCTCGGGCGTCATACTCGGCGGCGGCGGAACGGCAGCCGCGGCAGTGGCAGCCCTGCAGGAGCTTGGCGCGGTCTCCGTAGACCTGTACGTTCGGAACACTGCCCGGGCTGAAGAGGCCAGGGCAGCGGCCAGCGGGCTGGGCTTGGGCATCACCGTCCAGTCCCTCGACGGCGCCGTCGAAGCGATGGCCGGTGCCGGCGTCGTAATCTCCACACTGCCGCCGCGGGCGGCCGACGGGATGGCTGCAGAACTCGAAGCGCTGGGCCGGCGCACAGACGGCGTCCTGCTGGACGTCGCCTACGATCCCTGGCCCAGCCAGATCGCCGCGGCCTGGCACGCCGGAGGCGGAACAGTGGTCCCCGGCCTTGAGATGCTGCTCTACCAGGCGGTGGAGCAGGTCCGCCATTTCACCGGCCTGGCAGAAGCCGGCAGTGCCGAAGTCATAGATGTGATGTGCGACGCAGTCGGGGCACCCCGGCGGGTGTCCTGA
- a CDS encoding replication-associated recombination protein A has product MDDLFGSAAQDSDDGDNDDAADSAQSRSGQSRSAQSRSTPPRSPLAVRMRPRTLDEVVGQQHLLGQGSPLRQLAAGADAAGPAGPSSLILWGPPGTGKTTLAHVIARGPGRKFVELSAITSGVKDVRRVMDDALTARDLYKTTTVLFLDEIHRFNKAQQDALLPGVEKGWVVLVAATTENPSFSVVSPLLSRSLLLTLKPLTDADIEGLLVRAVEDPRGLNGNVRLSDEALEHLVRLSGGDARRALTALDAAAGVAFGDADDVGSAGAGDGGTDADGTAGIGGGQQTTVEPVTVELRHTERALDAAAVRYDRAGDQHYDVASAFIKSIRGSDVDAALHYLARMLEAGEDPRFVARRIVISAAEDVGMADPTALQTAVAAAQAVQLIGMPEGRIVLAEAVVHLATAPKSNAAYMGINKAIADVRAGLGNGIPSHLRDAHYPGSKQLGHGVGYKYAHDAPHSVAAQQYPPDDLVGRDYYEPTANGAERDIAVRLERLRKIVRGK; this is encoded by the coding sequence GTGGATGATCTCTTTGGTTCGGCGGCCCAGGACAGCGACGACGGCGACAACGACGACGCTGCCGATTCGGCCCAGTCCCGGTCCGGCCAGTCCCGTTCAGCACAGTCCCGCTCCACCCCGCCGCGCAGCCCGCTGGCCGTCCGGATGCGCCCCCGAACGCTGGACGAGGTGGTGGGCCAGCAGCACCTGCTGGGCCAAGGTTCCCCGCTGCGGCAGCTGGCTGCAGGTGCCGACGCCGCCGGCCCGGCCGGCCCCAGCTCGCTGATCCTCTGGGGGCCGCCGGGCACCGGGAAAACCACGCTGGCCCACGTGATCGCACGCGGGCCGGGGCGCAAGTTCGTGGAGCTCTCAGCCATTACCTCCGGGGTCAAGGATGTCCGCCGCGTCATGGACGACGCCCTGACAGCCCGTGACCTGTACAAGACCACCACCGTCCTGTTCCTCGACGAGATTCACCGCTTCAATAAGGCACAGCAGGATGCGCTGCTGCCCGGCGTTGAAAAGGGCTGGGTTGTCCTGGTGGCGGCAACCACGGAAAATCCTTCGTTTTCGGTGGTGTCGCCGCTGCTGTCCCGCTCCCTGCTGCTGACGCTCAAGCCGCTCACCGATGCGGACATCGAGGGCCTGCTGGTGCGGGCCGTTGAGGATCCCCGCGGGCTGAACGGCAACGTCCGGCTCAGCGACGAGGCCCTGGAGCACCTCGTGCGGCTTTCCGGCGGCGACGCCCGCCGTGCGCTGACCGCGCTGGATGCCGCTGCCGGCGTTGCATTCGGCGACGCGGACGACGTCGGAAGTGCAGGTGCGGGGGACGGTGGCACCGATGCAGACGGCACAGCTGGTATCGGCGGAGGGCAGCAGACCACCGTTGAACCGGTCACCGTGGAGCTGCGGCACACAGAGCGCGCCCTGGACGCCGCGGCCGTCCGCTACGACCGTGCCGGGGACCAGCACTACGACGTGGCCAGCGCGTTCATCAAGTCCATCCGCGGGTCCGACGTTGACGCTGCGCTGCACTACCTCGCGCGGATGCTGGAGGCCGGGGAGGACCCGCGCTTCGTGGCCCGGCGCATCGTGATTTCGGCCGCGGAGGACGTGGGCATGGCGGATCCGACGGCGCTGCAGACGGCCGTGGCCGCGGCGCAGGCCGTGCAGCTCATCGGAATGCCCGAGGGCCGCATAGTGCTCGCCGAGGCAGTGGTCCACCTGGCCACGGCGCCAAAGTCCAACGCTGCCTACATGGGGATCAACAAAGCCATCGCGGACGTGCGGGCTGGCCTGGGCAACGGGATCCCCTCGCACCTGCGCGACGCACACTATCCGGGGTCCAAGCAGCTGGGCCACGGCGTGGGCTACAAGTACGCCCATGACGCCCCGCACTCGGTGGCCGCCCAGCAGTACCCGCCGGACGACCTCGTGGGCCGCGACTACTACGAGCCCACCGCCAACGGCGCGGAGCGGGACATCGCCGTCCGGCTTGAACGGCTGCGGAAGATCGTCCGGGGCAAGTGA
- a CDS encoding DUF948 domain-containing protein, translating to MSGGDIAGLIAAGVFALLVLLLAVPILKLGRVFDEVRTSIRSISDGATPLMDEVTATVSTTNQQLKKVDGIASNVSDASANISALSSLVAATVGSPLIKVAAFSYGVRSAFATRKKPATGRRSR from the coding sequence ATGTCTGGTGGCGATATTGCCGGCCTGATCGCGGCCGGGGTATTTGCGCTCCTGGTCCTGTTGCTTGCTGTGCCCATCCTCAAGCTGGGACGGGTGTTCGACGAGGTGCGGACATCCATCCGCTCCATCAGCGACGGCGCCACCCCGCTCATGGACGAGGTCACCGCGACGGTCTCCACCACGAACCAGCAGCTGAAGAAGGTGGACGGCATTGCCTCCAACGTTTCGGATGCCTCGGCCAACATCTCCGCGCTGTCCTCCCTCGTGGCCGCGACTGTCGGGTCGCCGCTGATCAAGGTGGCCGCGTTCAGCTACGGCGTCCGTTCCGCGTTCGCCACCCGCAAGAAGCCCGCCACCGGCCGCCGCAGCCGCTAA
- the aroC gene encoding chorismate synthase, with product MLRWLTAGESHGPALVGIIEGVPAGVELTSGQIADALARRRLGYGRGARMKFEQDVVTILGGVRHGITQGGPVAIQVGNTEWPKWEQIMSADPVDPEELEGQARNAPLTRPRPGHADFTGMQKYGFDEARPVLERASARETATRVAMGTVAAQFLKHLGIELVSHTVSIASVTVPEGRPLPVPDNVIALDADPLRCFDRETSDAMVAEVDAAHKEGETLGGVVEVLAYGLPPGLGSYVHWDRRLDSRLAAALMGIQAIKGVEVGDGFLTAARRGSAAHDEIVKDADGRIIRTSNRAGGIEGGMSIGDVLRVRAAMKPIATVPRALKTIDISTGEAAKAHHQRSDVCAVPAAGVVAEAMVALVLAEAVTEKFGGDSVAETARNIKGYLESIPASLDTIGL from the coding sequence ATGTTGCGTTGGTTGACCGCCGGTGAATCCCATGGCCCGGCATTGGTCGGAATTATTGAAGGCGTCCCCGCAGGTGTTGAACTCACCAGCGGGCAGATCGCCGATGCCCTTGCCCGCCGGCGGCTCGGCTATGGCCGCGGGGCACGGATGAAGTTTGAGCAGGACGTCGTTACGATCCTCGGCGGTGTCCGCCACGGCATCACCCAAGGCGGCCCCGTCGCCATCCAGGTGGGCAACACCGAATGGCCCAAGTGGGAACAGATCATGTCAGCCGATCCGGTGGACCCCGAGGAACTCGAGGGCCAGGCCCGCAACGCCCCGCTGACCCGACCGCGCCCCGGACACGCCGATTTCACCGGCATGCAGAAGTACGGCTTCGACGAGGCCCGTCCCGTGCTTGAGCGCGCCAGCGCCCGCGAGACCGCCACGCGTGTTGCCATGGGCACGGTTGCCGCCCAGTTCCTGAAGCACCTGGGCATTGAGCTCGTCAGTCACACAGTATCCATCGCCAGCGTGACCGTTCCGGAAGGCCGGCCGCTGCCGGTGCCGGACAACGTGATTGCGCTCGACGCCGATCCGCTGCGCTGCTTTGACCGCGAAACGTCCGACGCCATGGTCGCGGAGGTGGACGCCGCCCACAAGGAAGGCGAAACCCTCGGCGGCGTGGTGGAGGTGCTCGCCTACGGCCTGCCCCCGGGACTCGGCAGCTACGTCCACTGGGACCGTCGCCTTGATTCCCGCCTGGCCGCCGCCCTCATGGGCATCCAGGCCATCAAGGGCGTTGAGGTCGGCGACGGTTTCCTCACCGCCGCACGCCGGGGCTCCGCCGCCCACGACGAGATCGTCAAGGACGCTGACGGCAGGATCATCCGCACCAGCAACCGCGCCGGCGGCATCGAAGGCGGTATGAGCATCGGCGACGTCCTGCGCGTCAGGGCTGCCATGAAGCCCATCGCCACCGTGCCGCGCGCCCTGAAGACCATCGACATCAGCACCGGCGAGGCGGCCAAGGCCCACCACCAGCGCTCGGACGTCTGTGCGGTTCCGGCTGCCGGCGTGGTGGCCGAGGCCATGGTTGCGCTGGTCCTGGCCGAGGCCGTGACTGAAAAGTTCGGCGGCGACTCCGTGGCCGAGACAGCCCGCAACATCAAGGGCTACCTCGAGAGCATTCCGGCGTCGCTGGATACGATCGGACTCTAG
- the alaS gene encoding alanine--tRNA ligase, giving the protein MKSQEITKRWVDFFVSKGHTAVPSASLVSSDPSLLFTVAGMVPFIPYLTAREEPPYTRATSVQKCIRTGDIEEVGKTARHGTFFQMCGNFSFGDYFKEDAIKFAWELLTTSVADGGYGLPPELLWVTVYEEDDEAEELWLKYTGVPAERIQRMGKSDNYWSTGQPGPAGPCSEIYYDRGPAYGAEGGPIADENRYVEIWNLVFMQYQIDNVRSKVEFDIMGELPKKNIDTGLGMERLAMILQDVENMYETDQVRPVIDMAAKLSGKEYTSAETEDDPHHTDDVRMRVVADHIRSALMLIADGVTPSNEGRGYVLRRLIRRAVRSMRLLGVEQACLPDLLPASRDAMKGVYPIVDTDFDRISRIAYAEEKAFLRTIASGTARLEDAVNESKAAGRPLSGADAFTLHDTYGFPIDLTLEMAEEAGLKVDEPEFRKLMLEQRQRAQADAKGKKGGHADLSAFQELLAEGETVFTGYTDLEGESRVRGILSGGSKVSQAATGDEIELVLAETPFYAEAGGQAADTGLITGDGFVVEVLDVQRPLKGLSVHKAIVREGEIASDALVRAAVDRERRHAAEQAHTGTHIVHAALHQILGPQATQRGSFNKAGYLRFDFAWGEGLSAATKSEIEEVSNLAIRNNFHVDTKVMGLAEAKALGAMALFGENYGSEVRVVEIDGAWSRELCGGTHVSNTSLIGSLSLLGEQSVGSGNRRVEAFVGMDAFRHLAAERALVTELTEMLKVPSGQLADRISATLTKLKATEKELERLRKEQLAAAAAQLAGTAVDAAGVRVIAHDAGQVSGADDIRGLALDLRNRLGSEASTVAVAGVSNDRPVILVATNEAAREAGVKAGALVRLAAGILGGGGGGKDDVAQGGGTDASKVGAALTAVVDAVTRR; this is encoded by the coding sequence ATGAAGTCGCAGGAGATCACAAAGCGCTGGGTCGATTTTTTCGTCAGCAAAGGCCACACGGCGGTTCCCTCCGCATCGCTGGTCTCCAGCGACCCCTCCCTGCTGTTCACGGTTGCCGGCATGGTTCCGTTCATCCCGTACCTGACTGCGCGCGAGGAACCGCCCTACACCCGGGCCACCAGTGTCCAGAAGTGCATCCGCACCGGTGACATTGAGGAAGTCGGCAAGACCGCCCGCCACGGAACCTTCTTCCAGATGTGCGGCAACTTCTCCTTTGGGGATTACTTCAAGGAAGACGCCATCAAGTTCGCGTGGGAGCTGCTCACCACGAGCGTTGCCGACGGCGGGTACGGACTTCCGCCAGAGCTGCTGTGGGTGACGGTCTACGAAGAGGACGACGAAGCCGAGGAACTCTGGCTCAAGTACACCGGAGTACCCGCTGAGCGCATCCAGCGCATGGGCAAGTCGGACAACTACTGGTCCACCGGCCAGCCCGGCCCGGCCGGCCCCTGCTCGGAAATCTACTACGACCGCGGCCCGGCCTACGGCGCCGAGGGCGGCCCCATCGCCGACGAGAACCGCTACGTGGAGATCTGGAACCTCGTGTTCATGCAGTACCAGATCGACAACGTCCGCTCGAAGGTCGAGTTCGACATCATGGGCGAACTGCCCAAGAAGAACATCGACACCGGCCTGGGCATGGAACGTCTTGCCATGATCCTGCAGGACGTCGAGAACATGTACGAGACCGACCAGGTCCGCCCGGTCATCGACATGGCCGCCAAGCTCTCGGGCAAGGAATACACCTCCGCCGAGACCGAGGACGATCCGCACCACACCGATGACGTCCGCATGCGCGTCGTCGCCGACCACATCCGCTCGGCCCTGATGCTCATCGCCGACGGCGTCACGCCCTCCAACGAAGGCCGTGGCTACGTGCTGCGCCGCCTCATCCGCCGCGCGGTCCGCTCCATGCGCCTGCTCGGCGTGGAACAGGCCTGCCTGCCGGACCTCCTGCCCGCCTCGCGCGACGCCATGAAGGGCGTGTACCCCATCGTGGACACGGACTTCGACCGCATCAGCCGGATCGCCTATGCCGAAGAGAAGGCGTTCCTGCGCACCATCGCGTCCGGCACGGCCCGCCTCGAGGACGCCGTCAACGAATCCAAGGCCGCAGGCCGCCCCCTCTCCGGCGCCGACGCGTTCACGCTGCACGACACCTACGGGTTCCCGATCGACCTGACGCTCGAAATGGCCGAGGAAGCCGGCCTGAAGGTGGACGAGCCCGAATTCCGCAAGCTCATGCTCGAGCAGCGCCAGCGCGCCCAGGCCGATGCCAAGGGCAAGAAGGGCGGCCACGCCGACCTCAGCGCCTTCCAGGAACTGCTCGCAGAGGGCGAAACGGTCTTCACGGGCTACACCGACCTCGAAGGCGAGTCCCGGGTCCGCGGCATCCTCAGCGGCGGCAGCAAGGTGTCCCAGGCTGCCACCGGCGACGAAATCGAACTCGTGCTCGCCGAGACCCCGTTCTACGCCGAGGCCGGCGGGCAGGCAGCCGACACCGGTCTCATCACCGGCGACGGCTTCGTCGTCGAGGTTCTCGACGTCCAGCGTCCGCTCAAGGGCCTGAGCGTCCACAAGGCCATCGTCCGCGAAGGCGAGATCGCCTCCGACGCACTGGTCCGTGCTGCGGTGGACCGCGAACGGCGCCACGCTGCCGAGCAGGCGCATACCGGAACGCACATCGTGCACGCGGCACTGCACCAGATCCTCGGCCCGCAGGCCACCCAGCGCGGTTCGTTCAACAAAGCCGGGTACCTGCGCTTCGACTTCGCCTGGGGTGAGGGACTGAGCGCCGCCACCAAGTCCGAAATCGAGGAAGTCTCCAACCTCGCCATCCGGAACAACTTCCACGTGGACACCAAGGTCATGGGCCTCGCAGAGGCCAAGGCCCTGGGCGCCATGGCGCTGTTTGGCGAGAACTACGGCAGCGAAGTCCGGGTTGTGGAGATCGACGGCGCGTGGTCCCGTGAGCTGTGCGGCGGCACCCATGTGTCCAACACCTCCCTGATCGGCAGCCTGTCCCTGCTCGGCGAGCAGTCCGTCGGATCCGGAAACCGCCGCGTCGAGGCGTTCGTCGGCATGGATGCCTTCCGGCACCTGGCGGCTGAACGCGCCCTGGTGACCGAACTCACCGAGATGCTCAAGGTGCCCTCCGGGCAGCTGGCTGACCGCATCTCCGCGACCCTCACCAAGCTGAAGGCCACGGAAAAGGAGCTCGAGCGGCTCCGGAAGGAGCAGCTCGCTGCCGCTGCCGCCCAGCTCGCCGGAACCGCTGTGGACGCCGCCGGCGTCCGGGTCATCGCGCACGATGCAGGCCAGGTCAGCGGTGCCGACGACATCCGCGGTCTCGCCCTGGACCTCCGCAACCGGCTCGGGTCCGAAGCCTCCACGGTTGCCGTGGCCGGCGTCAGCAACGACCGCCCGGTCATCCTGGTGGCCACCAATGAAGCCGCCCGTGAAGCCGGCGTGAAGGCAGGTGCCCTGGTCCGGCTCGCCGCCGGAATCCTCGGCGGCGGCGGTGGCGGCAAGGACGACGTGGCCCAGGGCGGCGGCACCGACGCCTCCAAGGTCGGCGCCGCACTGACCGCCGTCGTCGATGCCGTCACCAGGCGCTAA
- a CDS encoding DUF6167 family protein, which produces MKRLVWMGIGVAIGVIAFRKVTEAQSALGPEGLNRAVGRLADGVYDFADAVRAGMHERETDLRAALGVESQDIVRR; this is translated from the coding sequence ATGAAACGACTTGTCTGGATGGGAATCGGCGTGGCCATCGGGGTCATCGCCTTCCGCAAGGTCACCGAGGCGCAGTCAGCGCTGGGCCCCGAAGGCCTGAACCGGGCCGTGGGCCGGCTCGCCGACGGAGTCTACGACTTCGCCGACGCCGTCCGCGCCGGCATGCACGAACGGGAAACGGACCTGCGCGCCGCTCTGGGTGTTGAATCCCAGGACATCGTCCGCCGCTAA
- the mltG gene encoding endolytic transglycosylase MltG, with protein MSPANSDDSSGDPFADAGRPLTRKEIRAREKAITAESGDAVPEQAYESGEELHVGVGAAQRAGSSATASGSGSPRTAAIAAPPAAVPAASAVPEAHIPDAQVPDARPVPAVEVPDAEPVPSAEVPDVPPVPPTIHDPAEHADPAVHGDAAAEVHGAQSEYAPHFAEFADGHHYDVHHDAVAHEPYEEHAPYEQQAVGHQLLAGAENAATVTRPSKKVRRRRRLVALLLTLALFVTATVVGAQFLKPLLGNDKPADYPGPGTGQVKVSVEPGEGPVSVAAKLEDAKVVANADTFVAALSASGGTLSPGEYDFKQEMKNSDAVSVLLNEGQAKVMYFALSAGLRIDESLQAISEGSGLSVAQLKALSDSPKQFGLSSKAKNLEGFLAPGEYRFPLGTTAKDILTKLVKATQDELKAQGVTDAAKQYDVVTVASIVQAEGGQAEYKDVAGAIYNRLKPTNTETNGLIQSDATVTYGLGKKTFHIDEAEKADKSNPYNTYAIKGLPAGPIGSPGKTAIDAAAKPNNNDYLYWVTINLDTKETKFSKTLAEHNGYVEQYNAWCEANPGRCV; from the coding sequence GTGAGCCCGGCCAATAGCGACGACTCCTCCGGCGACCCCTTCGCGGACGCCGGACGGCCCCTGACACGCAAAGAGATCCGCGCCCGCGAGAAGGCCATCACCGCCGAGTCCGGCGATGCCGTACCCGAGCAGGCCTACGAGTCCGGCGAAGAGCTGCACGTGGGTGTGGGCGCCGCACAGCGGGCCGGGTCATCGGCTACGGCGTCCGGTTCGGGCAGCCCCCGGACGGCGGCAATAGCCGCACCTCCGGCTGCCGTTCCTGCTGCATCCGCTGTCCCGGAAGCCCACATTCCTGACGCCCAGGTTCCGGATGCCCGGCCTGTTCCGGCCGTGGAAGTTCCCGATGCAGAGCCTGTTCCGTCCGCCGAGGTACCTGACGTTCCGCCGGTTCCGCCAACGATCCACGACCCGGCTGAACATGCCGACCCCGCCGTTCACGGGGACGCTGCTGCCGAGGTCCACGGCGCCCAGTCTGAGTACGCCCCACATTTTGCCGAGTTTGCGGACGGCCACCATTATGACGTCCACCACGACGCAGTCGCCCACGAGCCCTACGAGGAGCATGCGCCCTACGAGCAGCAGGCCGTGGGGCACCAGCTCCTGGCCGGCGCCGAGAACGCAGCCACGGTGACACGGCCCTCCAAGAAAGTCCGGCGCCGGCGCCGACTCGTGGCTCTGCTGCTGACCCTCGCGCTCTTCGTCACAGCCACCGTCGTCGGCGCGCAGTTCCTGAAACCGCTGCTGGGGAACGATAAGCCGGCCGACTATCCGGGCCCCGGCACCGGCCAGGTCAAGGTATCGGTCGAACCGGGCGAAGGCCCGGTGTCCGTCGCGGCCAAGCTGGAGGACGCGAAGGTGGTGGCCAACGCCGACACCTTCGTGGCGGCGCTGTCCGCATCCGGCGGAACGCTCTCGCCGGGGGAGTACGACTTCAAGCAGGAGATGAAGAACTCCGACGCCGTCTCCGTACTTCTCAACGAGGGACAGGCCAAGGTCATGTACTTCGCCCTCAGCGCCGGCCTGCGGATCGATGAATCGCTGCAGGCCATCTCGGAGGGCTCGGGCCTTTCCGTCGCCCAGCTGAAGGCGCTCAGCGACTCGCCCAAGCAGTTCGGACTGAGCTCCAAGGCCAAGAACCTGGAAGGCTTCCTGGCCCCGGGGGAGTACCGCTTCCCGCTGGGAACCACCGCCAAGGACATCCTCACCAAACTGGTCAAAGCCACCCAGGACGAACTGAAGGCACAGGGCGTCACGGACGCCGCCAAACAGTACGACGTGGTGACCGTCGCCAGCATCGTGCAGGCAGAGGGCGGCCAGGCCGAGTACAAGGACGTGGCAGGCGCCATCTACAACCGCCTCAAGCCCACCAACACGGAGACCAACGGGCTGATCCAGTCGGACGCCACCGTCACGTACGGCCTGGGCAAGAAGACCTTCCACATCGACGAAGCCGAAAAGGCAGACAAGTCCAACCCGTACAACACCTACGCCATCAAGGGCCTGCCCGCGGGGCCCATCGGATCGCCGGGCAAGACGGCCATCGACGCGGCAGCCAAGCCGAACAACAACGATTACCTGTACTGGGTGACCATCAACCTCGACACCAAGGAGACGAAATTCTCCAAGACGCTGGCCGAGCACAACGGCTACGTCGAACAGTACAACGCCTGGTGCGAGGCCAACCCGGGCCGTTGCGTATGA